The following are encoded together in the Zingiber officinale cultivar Zhangliang chromosome 8A, Zo_v1.1, whole genome shotgun sequence genome:
- the LOC122011062 gene encoding uncharacterized protein LOC122011062, which translates to MGTIKLSIPPFQGKNDPNVYIEWERKVELVFDCHNYSEEKKVKLAAMAFTDYAIIWWDQLTLSRRRNRELPIDNWEDMKVVMRRRFVPSHYYRDLHLKSQSLKQGSMTVEDYHKEMEIALIQANIEEDREATMARFICGLNREIANIVELHHYVELDDVVHMAMKVERQLKKGVRSSSKYEAARSGHIASQCPNKRSIIILDNGEIETEEEDEGNEFTPSVEDTSDVELVVDGQALVVLRALHMQAKEDDDRLQRENIFYTRCHVKDQVCGLIIDGGSCVNVASKLMVDKLGLPTLKHPKPYKLQWLNDSGEMKVTKQVLISFMIGRHTDEVLCDVVPMQASHLLLGRPWKFDRRTTHDGYKNRYSFSKDGRNITLAPLTPRQDFKDVFSEDTPPGLPPKRGIEHQIDLIPGASIPNRPAYRSSPEETKELQRKVEELMTKGHVRESMSPCDVPVLLVLKKDGTWRMCVDCRAVNKITIKYRHPIPRLDDMLDELHGSTIFSKIDLKSGKSLHDHIDNLKCVLEALRREKLFDNLKKCNFCVDRVVFLGFVVSSRGVEVDEEKVKAIREWPTPSTITEVRSFHGLAGFYRRFVPNFSTIAAPLTEIIKKNIGFKWGEAQEKAFNALKKS; encoded by the exons ATGGGCACCATCAAGCTGTCCATTCCTCCATTTCAAGGTAAAAATGACCCTAATGTTTATATTGAATGGGAGAGGAAAGTTGAGTTGGTATTCGATTGTCACAATTACTCGGAGGAGAAGAAAGTGAAGCTTGCTGCGATGGCTTTTACCGACTATGCCATTATATGGTGGGATCAGCTGACCCTGAGTAGACGTCGAAACCGTGAGCTTCCCATCGACAATTGGGAGGATATGAAAGTAGTTATGAGAAGAAGATTTGTACCATCTCACTATTATCGGGACTTACATTTGAAATCGCAAAGTCTGAAGCAGGGGTCCATGACTGTGGAAGACTACCACAAGGAGATGGAGATAGCCTTGATTCAGGCTAACATTGAGGAGGACCGAGAGGCGACTATGGCTCGGTTCATTTGTGGCCTGAACCGTGAGATTGCCAATATTGTTGAGCTGCATCACTACGTGGAGCTTGACGATGTGGTGCACATGGCAATGAAAGTTGAAAGACAACTCAAGAAAGGAGTGCGATCATCTTCCAAATATGAGGCCGCGA GATCAGGTCATATTGCTTCTCAATGCCCAAACAAGCGATCAATTATCATATTGGATAATGGGGAGATCGAAactgaagaggaagatgaaggaaatGAGTTCACTCCATCAGTTGAAGATACTAGTGATGTTGAGCTTGTTGTTGATGGCCAAGCTCTTGTTGTGCTAAGAGCTCTCCATATGCAAGCCAAAGAAGATGATGATAGGCTGCAAAGGGAGAACATCTTCTACACCCGCTGCCATGTGAAAGATCAGGTATGCGGTTTGATTATTGATGGTGGCAGCTGTGTTAATGTGGCAAGCAAGTTAATGGTGGACAAGCTTGGTCTACCTACCTTGAAGCATCCAAAgccatataaactccaatggctcaATGACAGTGGAGAAATGAAGGTAACCAAGCAGGTCCTTATTTCATTTATGATTGGAAGGCACACGGATGAGGTTCTGTGTGATGTTGTACCCATGCAAGCTAGCCATTTGCTTCTTGGAAGACCGTGGAAATTTGACAGACGGACCACACATGATGGGTATAAGAACCGCTACAGCTTCAGCAAGGATGGTAGGAACATTACACTTGCACCTTTGACACCTCGTCAA GATTTTAAGGATGTCTTTTCCGAGGATACGCCACCTGGGTTACCACCCAAAAGAGGAATCGAGCATCAAATTGATCTCATTCCGGGAGCTTCCATTCCAAACCGACCAGCTTATCGAAGTAGTCCAGAAGAGACCAAAGAGCTTCAAAGGAAAGTCGAAGAACTTATGACCAAAGGACATGTTCGTGAAAGCATGAGTCCCTGTGATGTGCCAGTGTTGCTGGTTCTAAAGAAAGACGGGACTTGGAGGATGTGCGTGGATTGTCGAGCTGTAAACAAGATAACGATAAAGTATCGTCACCCTATTCCTCGCTTAGATGACATGCTTGATGAATTACATGGATCTACTATATTTTCTAAGATTGATTTGAAGAGTGG CAAGAGTTTGCATGACCATATTGATAATTTGAAATGTGTGCTTGAAGCTTTGAGGCgtgaaaaattatttgataacCTTAAGAAATGCAACTTTTGCGTAGATAGGGTTGTTTTCCTTGGATTTGTTGTTAGTTCCAGAGGCGTGGAAGTTGATGAGGAGAAGGTGAAAGCTATCAGGGAATGGCCTACCCCTAGCACCATCACTGAAGTAAGGAGTTTTCATGGTTTAGCCgggttctataggaggtttgtgccaAATTTCAGCACCATCGCTGCCCCTTTAACAGAAATCATCAAGAAGAATATTGGATTTAAGTGGGGAGAGGCACAAGAGAAAGCCTTCAACGCATTAAAGAAAAGCTAA
- the LOC122009853 gene encoding protein ABSCISIC ACID-INSENSITIVE 5-like isoform X3, translated as MASPTEIRNMTAEDAEVTSEHRKPEPIHRQLFSGEEEDQKATAPRAFDLDFPLMRQTSIYSLTLDEIQNAVCEPGKTFGSMNMDEFLTNIWNVEEVQATAAVGNLLQDDRGVGMAQQTQPLRRQGSITVPQPLSRKTVDEVWTEIHRDAALRPQQAERVHPDSDTENSPRHPTFGEMTLEDFLIKAGVVREGYVPPGAPPQPVAAVPSALVSQQYAMAGYNDQHGLGAAAGGVPSAGYPLVGNNFGGRLGDGYGASGIGLPASPLSSDGMGGQFDHTVGGFIGDVFRNGGDCGVRKRLADGIAVDKVVERRQRRMIKNRESAARSRARKQAYTVELEAELNQLKEENARLREKQRRVIAIRKQLLVEAMAEQARANVQKSMRSTLRRCRSSTW; from the exons ATGGCATCTCCAACCGAGATCAGGAACATGACAGCCGAAGATGCGGAGGTCACGTCAGAGCACCGGAAACCGGAGCCAATTCATCGGCAGCTCTTCTCTGGAGAGGAAGAGGATCAGAAGGCGACGGCACCACGTGCGTTCGACCTCGATTTCCCCTTGATGCGGCAGACATCCATCTACTCCCTCACGCTCGACGAGATCCAAAACGCCGTCTGCGAGCCCGGCAAAACCTTCGGGTCCATGAACATGGACGAGTTCCTCACGAACATCTGGAACGTCGAGGAGGTCCAAGCCACTGCAGCAGTGGGCAACCTTCTTCAGGATGATCGCGGAGTTGGTATGGCGCAGCAGACGCAGCCACTCCGTCGGCAGGGATCAATCACTGTCCCTCAGCCTCTTTCGAGGAAGACGGTTGACGAGGTTTGGACGGAGATCCATCGAGACGCGGCGCTCCGTCCGCAGCAAGCAGAGAGGGTTCATCCAGACAGCGACACCGAGAACTCCCCTCGCCATCCCACCTTTGGTGAGATGACTCTCGAGGACTTTCTCATAAAGGCCGGCGTCGTTCGGGAAGGTTACGTCCCGCCAGGAGCCCCACCTCAGCCAGTGGCAGCAGTACCTTCTGCCCTAGTTTCGCAGCAATACGCGATGGCTGGGTACAATGACCAGCATGGGTTGGGAGCAGCGGCAGGGGGCGTGCCCAGCGCTGGGTACCCGCTAGTTGGGAATAATTTTGGCGGGAGGTTGGGGGACGGATACGGCGCGTCTGGGATAGGGTTGCCGGCGAGCCCATTGTCTTCGGATGGAATGGGCGGTCAGTTCGACCATACGGTGGGAGGATTCATTGGAGACGTGTTTAGGAACGGCGGCGATTGTGGAGTAAGGAAGCGACTGGCCGACGGGATTGCGGTGGACAAGGTGGTGGAGCGGCGGCAGAGAAGGATGATAAAAAACCGTGAATCAGCCGCACGATCTCGCGCCAGGAAACAG GCTTACACAGTGGAGCTGGAGGCGGAATTGAACCAGTTGAAAGAAGAGAACGCCCGGCTGAGAGAAAAGCAGCGGAGAGTCATTGCAATAAGGAAGCAACTG TTGGTGGAGGCGATGGCAGAACAGGCGCGGGCAAATGTGCAGAAGTCGATGAGGAGTACTCTGCGACGCTGCCGCAGCAGCACTTGGTGA
- the LOC122009853 gene encoding bZIP transcription factor ABI5 homolog isoform X1 produces MHTILPPLYASVRSNEIFVIVSRSVDMASPTEIRNMTAEDAEVTSEHRKPEPIHRQLFSGEEEDQKATAPRAFDLDFPLMRQTSIYSLTLDEIQNAVCEPGKTFGSMNMDEFLTNIWNVEEVQATAAVGNLLQDDRGVGMAQQTQPLRRQGSITVPQPLSRKTVDEVWTEIHRDAALRPQQAERVHPDSDTENSPRHPTFGEMTLEDFLIKAGVVREGYVPPGAPPQPVAAVPSALVSQQYAMAGYNDQHGLGAAAGGVPSAGYPLVGNNFGGRLGDGYGASGIGLPASPLSSDGMGGQFDHTVGGFIGDVFRNGGDCGVRKRLADGIAVDKVVERRQRRMIKNRESAARSRARKQAYTVELEAELNQLKEENARLREKQRRVIAIRKQLLVEAMAEQARANVQKSMRSTLRRCRSSTW; encoded by the exons ATGCATACCATTCTACCTCCATTATATGCAAGCGTCAGAAGCAATGAAATCTTTGTCATCGTTT CTCGCTCAGTGGACATGGCATCTCCAACCGAGATCAGGAACATGACAGCCGAAGATGCGGAGGTCACGTCAGAGCACCGGAAACCGGAGCCAATTCATCGGCAGCTCTTCTCTGGAGAGGAAGAGGATCAGAAGGCGACGGCACCACGTGCGTTCGACCTCGATTTCCCCTTGATGCGGCAGACATCCATCTACTCCCTCACGCTCGACGAGATCCAAAACGCCGTCTGCGAGCCCGGCAAAACCTTCGGGTCCATGAACATGGACGAGTTCCTCACGAACATCTGGAACGTCGAGGAGGTCCAAGCCACTGCAGCAGTGGGCAACCTTCTTCAGGATGATCGCGGAGTTGGTATGGCGCAGCAGACGCAGCCACTCCGTCGGCAGGGATCAATCACTGTCCCTCAGCCTCTTTCGAGGAAGACGGTTGACGAGGTTTGGACGGAGATCCATCGAGACGCGGCGCTCCGTCCGCAGCAAGCAGAGAGGGTTCATCCAGACAGCGACACCGAGAACTCCCCTCGCCATCCCACCTTTGGTGAGATGACTCTCGAGGACTTTCTCATAAAGGCCGGCGTCGTTCGGGAAGGTTACGTCCCGCCAGGAGCCCCACCTCAGCCAGTGGCAGCAGTACCTTCTGCCCTAGTTTCGCAGCAATACGCGATGGCTGGGTACAATGACCAGCATGGGTTGGGAGCAGCGGCAGGGGGCGTGCCCAGCGCTGGGTACCCGCTAGTTGGGAATAATTTTGGCGGGAGGTTGGGGGACGGATACGGCGCGTCTGGGATAGGGTTGCCGGCGAGCCCATTGTCTTCGGATGGAATGGGCGGTCAGTTCGACCATACGGTGGGAGGATTCATTGGAGACGTGTTTAGGAACGGCGGCGATTGTGGAGTAAGGAAGCGACTGGCCGACGGGATTGCGGTGGACAAGGTGGTGGAGCGGCGGCAGAGAAGGATGATAAAAAACCGTGAATCAGCCGCACGATCTCGCGCCAGGAAACAG GCTTACACAGTGGAGCTGGAGGCGGAATTGAACCAGTTGAAAGAAGAGAACGCCCGGCTGAGAGAAAAGCAGCGGAGAGTCATTGCAATAAGGAAGCAACTG TTGGTGGAGGCGATGGCAGAACAGGCGCGGGCAAATGTGCAGAAGTCGATGAGGAGTACTCTGCGACGCTGCCGCAGCAGCACTTGGTGA
- the LOC122009853 gene encoding bZIP transcription factor ABI5 homolog isoform X2, producing MQAEANHSAAARSVDMASPTEIRNMTAEDAEVTSEHRKPEPIHRQLFSGEEEDQKATAPRAFDLDFPLMRQTSIYSLTLDEIQNAVCEPGKTFGSMNMDEFLTNIWNVEEVQATAAVGNLLQDDRGVGMAQQTQPLRRQGSITVPQPLSRKTVDEVWTEIHRDAALRPQQAERVHPDSDTENSPRHPTFGEMTLEDFLIKAGVVREGYVPPGAPPQPVAAVPSALVSQQYAMAGYNDQHGLGAAAGGVPSAGYPLVGNNFGGRLGDGYGASGIGLPASPLSSDGMGGQFDHTVGGFIGDVFRNGGDCGVRKRLADGIAVDKVVERRQRRMIKNRESAARSRARKQAYTVELEAELNQLKEENARLREKQRRVIAIRKQLLVEAMAEQARANVQKSMRSTLRRCRSSTW from the exons ATGCAAGC TGAAGCAAATCATTCTGCTGCAGCTCGCTCAGTGGACATGGCATCTCCAACCGAGATCAGGAACATGACAGCCGAAGATGCGGAGGTCACGTCAGAGCACCGGAAACCGGAGCCAATTCATCGGCAGCTCTTCTCTGGAGAGGAAGAGGATCAGAAGGCGACGGCACCACGTGCGTTCGACCTCGATTTCCCCTTGATGCGGCAGACATCCATCTACTCCCTCACGCTCGACGAGATCCAAAACGCCGTCTGCGAGCCCGGCAAAACCTTCGGGTCCATGAACATGGACGAGTTCCTCACGAACATCTGGAACGTCGAGGAGGTCCAAGCCACTGCAGCAGTGGGCAACCTTCTTCAGGATGATCGCGGAGTTGGTATGGCGCAGCAGACGCAGCCACTCCGTCGGCAGGGATCAATCACTGTCCCTCAGCCTCTTTCGAGGAAGACGGTTGACGAGGTTTGGACGGAGATCCATCGAGACGCGGCGCTCCGTCCGCAGCAAGCAGAGAGGGTTCATCCAGACAGCGACACCGAGAACTCCCCTCGCCATCCCACCTTTGGTGAGATGACTCTCGAGGACTTTCTCATAAAGGCCGGCGTCGTTCGGGAAGGTTACGTCCCGCCAGGAGCCCCACCTCAGCCAGTGGCAGCAGTACCTTCTGCCCTAGTTTCGCAGCAATACGCGATGGCTGGGTACAATGACCAGCATGGGTTGGGAGCAGCGGCAGGGGGCGTGCCCAGCGCTGGGTACCCGCTAGTTGGGAATAATTTTGGCGGGAGGTTGGGGGACGGATACGGCGCGTCTGGGATAGGGTTGCCGGCGAGCCCATTGTCTTCGGATGGAATGGGCGGTCAGTTCGACCATACGGTGGGAGGATTCATTGGAGACGTGTTTAGGAACGGCGGCGATTGTGGAGTAAGGAAGCGACTGGCCGACGGGATTGCGGTGGACAAGGTGGTGGAGCGGCGGCAGAGAAGGATGATAAAAAACCGTGAATCAGCCGCACGATCTCGCGCCAGGAAACAG GCTTACACAGTGGAGCTGGAGGCGGAATTGAACCAGTTGAAAGAAGAGAACGCCCGGCTGAGAGAAAAGCAGCGGAGAGTCATTGCAATAAGGAAGCAACTG TTGGTGGAGGCGATGGCAGAACAGGCGCGGGCAAATGTGCAGAAGTCGATGAGGAGTACTCTGCGACGCTGCCGCAGCAGCACTTGGTGA